In Palleronia sp. LCG004, a single window of DNA contains:
- a CDS encoding TniQ family protein, which produces MREIALNLAHPACPYETATSYASRLARFARAADPFDLCLDVGLDWKSVVRGDPISIRRLAARGGTSADVLERWSIRAMGPLRFRIGGDVVPNKTLLRSRLRVCPACILEDLASGGLRRAYRRMHWNLQAIRTCERHWRPLLKLPWLEHTFGNYDIVARVEATMPLIENAAGKDDARPFTDYERYILDRLHGLQAIPYLDTMPLAFVIRFAEALGLTRIWYRDAARDADDDLLYEAGAAGFDVLRNGHEAFIAELHRLQIDPLQSNASHKLDLGPFWVWLRCGGNGDGMAALRAVVREHVFRNYPVEAGTMVLGQACPRTQVYSINSAKRAFRISRARLNAKLVAAGLAAPNGSPDRVTLLRPLRAEDLAPRLAPTAGLLSREEAKARLGASESIFRQLRLADLIRRHTEPTDRRPRYAAAEIETFLSDVKSAISTRASFHPSADRMSLVEACRKIGTPLLTVQALIQDGKVPSSAIDPTMQGLAAIHVDIEEVRTAVTGELLDAVPKLKTAKILGGSLRMVDFLLSTGELALEKRGPALRGHTMPAVTRASIDSFLTDHTTLGRLSQATGLSFQRLRFELPKLKILPRQVPKDTGHIYTKAGLRDVILTSDLELPGPLDWGRM; this is translated from the coding sequence GTGAGGGAAATTGCACTGAACCTCGCGCACCCGGCATGTCCCTACGAGACGGCGACTTCCTACGCCTCGCGCCTTGCGCGGTTCGCGCGGGCCGCCGATCCGTTCGATCTCTGTCTCGATGTCGGCCTCGACTGGAAGTCCGTCGTACGTGGCGATCCGATCTCAATCCGACGTCTCGCCGCTCGCGGTGGAACGTCTGCGGACGTGCTTGAACGCTGGTCGATCCGCGCCATGGGCCCGCTGCGCTTCAGGATCGGCGGTGACGTCGTGCCGAACAAGACTCTCCTGCGGAGCCGCTTGCGCGTCTGTCCGGCCTGTATCCTCGAGGATCTTGCGTCAGGCGGGCTCAGGCGCGCTTACCGGCGTATGCACTGGAACCTGCAGGCCATCCGGACGTGCGAACGTCACTGGCGGCCACTCCTCAAACTGCCATGGCTGGAGCACACTTTCGGCAACTACGACATCGTCGCTCGTGTCGAGGCGACGATGCCGCTGATCGAGAACGCTGCTGGAAAAGACGACGCACGGCCGTTCACCGATTACGAGCGCTACATCCTCGACCGCCTGCACGGGCTGCAAGCTATCCCCTACCTCGACACCATGCCGCTGGCATTCGTCATACGGTTCGCCGAGGCGCTCGGGCTTACGCGGATCTGGTACCGGGATGCCGCGCGGGATGCCGACGACGATCTGCTGTACGAGGCCGGGGCGGCGGGGTTTGACGTGCTCAGGAACGGGCACGAGGCCTTCATCGCCGAGCTCCACCGCCTGCAGATCGATCCCCTTCAAAGCAATGCCAGCCACAAGCTCGATCTCGGACCCTTCTGGGTCTGGCTCCGCTGTGGCGGGAATGGCGATGGCATGGCGGCGCTCCGCGCTGTGGTCCGCGAGCACGTCTTCCGCAATTACCCCGTCGAGGCAGGGACAATGGTTCTGGGACAGGCCTGCCCGCGAACGCAAGTCTACTCGATCAACAGCGCCAAGAGGGCGTTCCGGATCTCACGCGCCCGGCTCAACGCCAAGCTCGTTGCGGCGGGGCTGGCCGCGCCGAACGGCAGCCCGGACCGCGTCACCCTCCTGCGGCCGCTCCGCGCCGAAGACCTGGCGCCCCGTCTGGCGCCGACCGCTGGGTTGCTGAGCCGCGAAGAGGCAAAGGCGCGGCTGGGAGCCAGCGAGTCGATCTTCCGGCAACTGCGGCTCGCGGATCTGATCCGACGTCACACCGAACCTACAGACCGCCGACCGCGCTACGCCGCGGCCGAGATCGAGACGTTTCTGTCTGACGTGAAGTCAGCGATATCGACCCGCGCGTCGTTCCACCCAAGTGCGGACCGCATGTCTCTCGTTGAGGCGTGTCGGAAGATCGGAACACCACTGCTTACGGTCCAAGCGCTCATCCAGGACGGAAAGGTTCCGTCCTCGGCGATCGACCCCACAATGCAGGGCCTCGCTGCGATCCACGTCGATATTGAAGAGGTCCGCACGGCTGTTACCGGCGAATTGCTCGACGCAGTGCCGAAGCTGAAGACTGCGAAGATCCTTGGCGGATCGCTGCGGATGGTGGATTTCCTGCTCTCCACCGGGGAGCTGGCACTTGAGAAACGGGGCCCGGCCCTGCGCGGCCATACCATGCCGGCCGTGACCCGCGCCTCCATCGACAGCTTCCTGACGGATCACACGACGCTCGGTCGCCTGTCGCAAGCCACCGGCCTGTCGTTCCAGCGCCTACGCTTCGAACTGCCGAAACTTAAAATCCTGCCGCGCCAGGTCCCGAAGGACACCGGCCACATCTATACGAAAGCAGGTCTGCGGGACGTGATTCTTACCTCGGACCTCGAGCTTCCGGGGCCGCTGGACTGGGGCAGGATGTGA
- a CDS encoding TniB family NTP-binding protein has translation MRDRDDIDLTVARLRTLFFRHPQHRLLFDQFDRLLRRRQVEVAEGLRGEARGIALIGPSGCGKTTAAERLIATHPDLVLPAPDRLRADVVSFLVPSPATLKDVGMAALAALGYPLERDKPSGIIWDRVRHFLRERQTLFLHIDEAQDLYTARSAGAQQSVINTLKSLMQNRDWPVGLILTGMPEVKAMLNADPQLARRTYPIEIAPVSWVADGPMIRSLVATYAEKANLSPNTDLVQDDFVARLVHAGATQFGLIVETVIAAIEEALRSGASVLDRSHFAAAFRRRSGCIDGLNPFLTDDYLSIDPRQLFDMVPVAPPASLGGRLR, from the coding sequence ATGCGAGATCGAGACGACATCGACCTGACCGTAGCGCGCCTCCGGACGCTGTTCTTCCGCCACCCGCAGCACCGGCTTCTCTTCGACCAGTTCGATCGCCTGCTTAGACGCAGGCAGGTCGAGGTGGCCGAGGGTTTGCGCGGAGAGGCCCGCGGCATTGCCCTGATCGGCCCCTCGGGCTGCGGCAAGACCACCGCGGCCGAGCGGCTGATCGCCACGCATCCGGACCTCGTCCTGCCGGCGCCGGACCGGCTCCGGGCGGACGTCGTGAGCTTCCTCGTCCCGTCGCCCGCGACCTTGAAGGACGTGGGCATGGCCGCCCTGGCCGCGCTCGGCTACCCGCTCGAGCGCGACAAGCCGTCGGGCATCATCTGGGACCGTGTCCGCCACTTCCTGCGCGAGCGGCAGACGCTGTTTCTGCATATCGATGAGGCGCAGGACCTCTATACCGCCCGCAGCGCCGGGGCGCAGCAATCAGTGATCAATACCCTGAAGTCGCTGATGCAGAACCGCGACTGGCCGGTCGGGCTGATCCTGACTGGCATGCCGGAAGTGAAGGCGATGCTGAACGCCGATCCGCAGCTGGCCCGGCGCACCTACCCGATCGAGATCGCCCCGGTCTCCTGGGTGGCAGACGGCCCGATGATCCGATCCCTTGTCGCCACCTACGCAGAGAAGGCCAATCTCTCTCCGAATACCGACCTCGTCCAAGACGACTTCGTCGCGCGCCTCGTCCATGCGGGGGCCACGCAGTTCGGGCTGATCGTGGAAACCGTGATCGCGGCGATCGAGGAAGCCTTGCGGAGCGGCGCCTCCGTGCTGGACCGATCCCACTTCGCGGCCGCGTTCCGGCGACGGTCGGGCTGCATCGACGGGCTGAACCCGTTCCTGACCGATGATTACCTGAGCATCGATCCACGACAGCTCTTCGATATGGTACCCGTCGCACCCCCGGCGTCCCTCGGAGGCCGGCTAAGGTGA
- a CDS encoding Mu transposase C-terminal domain-containing protein → MSRFLISNSDRLFLNKRHWRLGTATGAGYVFEAVDDPGVTLGLSSDELAERLMDRDSLFERGYFDPGRSRARIDAGVECLRDLPKKTQHIVLWRWGYVEAFLALYERSLIKRTETSISCAMYDLQKEVDTIDVIRQRGNRKKRAGRKSTIQDAPCPRSVLEWVRRFENSGRDPLSLVPGTHRSGNAVSRFCIEGAKLIAKELGKYATIQRPTKREVARDCVDAFRKLNKERKALGIPPISEPSKRCIERKIGKLDPYQTYAGRYGVAAANKKFAAIELGIKAGYPMERIEIDEWNVDVLTLITEIGALDTMSEEQRAGLIHERLWLYVAIDCATRCILALRLASTPNADDAVLTLADATRDKSDLSKQAGCVNAWTQHGGLAAVVTDNGAAFTSIPFVNAIHALGGGPERPPAGIASLRGRIERLFRSFGTELMALLAGRTFSNPIDRGDYPSEDLAVHSRETLLQILTLYVVDIYHHKPHAGLGDETPADCWKRLEKSRSIVPPPVPQTRCRALGIELTRKVTRKGVTVLGNDYACDALREMLRHSHDTQVTIRVDPAELGWIMVRVDGIWHVADALRSVMNGVSLADWRLTVLELRSRHRRNAALHEDLIVRTLQKIREINAAQLETMRVRLPYLSAEDLKREERQLGLGLTIDVDAAPEIDLPNAEDGFGQVVPLGDTPPDLFSINGVEEPQTAHSPNGSPGEEQPNDDWGLEED, encoded by the coding sequence ATGAGCCGCTTCCTCATCTCCAATAGCGACCGGCTGTTCCTCAACAAACGTCACTGGCGTCTCGGCACGGCAACAGGCGCCGGGTACGTGTTTGAGGCCGTCGACGATCCTGGTGTCACCCTAGGCCTCTCGTCCGACGAACTCGCCGAGCGGTTAATGGACCGTGACAGCCTGTTCGAGCGTGGCTACTTCGATCCAGGCAGGTCGAGAGCGCGGATCGACGCTGGAGTCGAATGCCTCCGAGACCTGCCCAAGAAGACGCAGCACATCGTTCTCTGGCGATGGGGATACGTCGAAGCCTTCCTGGCGCTCTATGAACGGTCGCTCATCAAACGCACCGAGACGTCGATCTCTTGCGCGATGTACGACCTCCAGAAGGAGGTCGACACGATCGACGTCATTCGCCAGCGCGGCAACCGAAAGAAGCGCGCGGGTCGCAAATCGACCATCCAGGACGCGCCTTGCCCGAGGTCGGTGTTGGAGTGGGTCAGGAGATTCGAGAACTCCGGGCGAGACCCTCTCTCGCTCGTTCCCGGCACCCATCGGTCCGGCAACGCGGTCTCCCGGTTCTGCATCGAGGGCGCGAAACTGATTGCGAAGGAGCTTGGGAAATACGCGACCATCCAGCGCCCGACAAAGCGCGAAGTCGCCAGGGACTGCGTTGATGCTTTCAGGAAGCTCAACAAGGAACGAAAGGCACTTGGCATTCCTCCGATCTCAGAGCCATCCAAGCGATGCATCGAGCGCAAGATCGGGAAACTCGATCCCTACCAGACCTACGCCGGTCGCTATGGCGTTGCGGCCGCGAACAAGAAATTCGCCGCGATCGAGCTCGGCATCAAGGCCGGATACCCGATGGAGCGGATCGAGATCGACGAGTGGAACGTCGATGTGCTGACGCTGATCACGGAGATCGGCGCACTCGACACAATGTCCGAAGAACAGCGGGCGGGCCTCATTCACGAGCGCCTCTGGCTCTACGTCGCCATCGACTGCGCCACCCGGTGCATTCTGGCACTGCGCCTCGCCTCAACGCCGAATGCCGACGACGCGGTGCTGACCCTGGCGGATGCCACGAGGGACAAAAGCGATCTGTCGAAACAAGCTGGCTGTGTAAACGCTTGGACGCAGCATGGCGGTCTCGCGGCCGTGGTGACCGACAACGGCGCCGCGTTCACCAGCATTCCGTTCGTGAACGCGATCCACGCCCTAGGAGGGGGTCCCGAGAGACCGCCGGCTGGCATCGCATCGCTTCGCGGTCGAATTGAGCGCCTGTTCCGTTCGTTCGGCACCGAGCTGATGGCACTTCTTGCCGGGAGAACGTTCTCGAATCCGATCGACCGGGGGGATTACCCGTCCGAGGACCTCGCGGTGCATTCGCGCGAGACGCTCCTTCAGATCCTCACGCTCTACGTCGTCGACATCTACCACCACAAGCCGCATGCCGGGCTCGGCGACGAGACACCGGCCGACTGCTGGAAGCGCCTCGAGAAGTCGCGCAGCATAGTTCCGCCACCGGTGCCGCAAACCCGCTGCCGCGCCCTGGGGATCGAGCTGACCCGTAAGGTCACTCGCAAGGGCGTCACGGTCCTCGGCAACGACTACGCCTGCGATGCCCTGCGGGAGATGCTTCGGCACAGCCACGACACACAGGTTACGATCCGGGTCGACCCGGCCGAACTCGGCTGGATCATGGTTCGGGTCGACGGCATATGGCATGTCGCCGATGCGCTACGATCGGTGATGAACGGTGTCAGCCTTGCCGATTGGCGCCTCACCGTCCTGGAACTTCGGTCCAGACACAGACGCAACGCGGCACTCCACGAAGACCTGATCGTGCGTACATTGCAGAAGATCAGGGAGATCAACGCGGCGCAGCTCGAGACTATGCGGGTGCGCTTGCCGTATCTTTCCGCTGAGGACCTGAAGCGGGAGGAGCGCCAGCTTGGCCTGGGCCTGACCATCGACGTCGACGCCGCACCCGAAATCGACCTCCCGAACGCAGAAGACGGCTTCGGGCAGGTTGTCCCGCTCGGCGATACCCCGCCAGACCTGTTCTCGATCAATGGTGTCGAGGAGCCTCAAACCGCGCATTCGCCGAACGGCTCGCCGGGTGAGGAGCAGCCGAACGACGACTGGGGCCTGGAGGAAGACTGA